The genomic segment CTGTATCTAAATGCACTGTTCTCCATTCAAATTATAAAATCAGTTCTTTTTCTCCCATTGGTGCAATTCAGTTGATAAACCAGCTGGACAGTGGCACCAGTGATGTGTTACCTTCTCACCATCACTCCACCtcaataagaaaatatttgtatttttccacTTAACTAACAAGACAGAAAACTTTGGGCTTTAACATTGGATTAAGCAGTTACTTTACATAGATAACCATTTTCAGAACTTGACAGGGTAAAAATTTGGCAATTACATCAAGCTTAATCTGTGAATAAAATTATATGATTTATCAACTTTTTACTGATATAATCATTATTTAAATGAATTATAAAAACAAGGATATAATAAAACATGTTCTTACAACACATAAAACTATTCCTGGATATGATGGTACATTCACAATTTACAAAGAAAGTTATAAAGGTGAGAAAAGGATTTTTACGAATGTGTTGCATCTTGACTACCAGAACACAGTGAAGCACCCAacacaccttcctcccttccttccccactctCACCCCACAGCATCAAGATGAAAGCAGCTTGAGACAACCACTGGACAACTCAGACTTTCAGATAATTCAACCCAGGTCTCCTCTCAATTACTTCGAAACTAGAAAGAGTTTACTGTATACCTATGGTTACATGGAAACTAAATTGTTACAAAATTTTAATGCTTACCTTGAATTTAAAATACATGGTGCAAATCCATATGGCTACCAATAATATACACTACTATCAAGCCAATATATCTAATGCCTTCCCCTTCTTATATCTCCAAGTCTCAATTTCATACCTTGGTCACACTCTGGTCATTGAAGCAGTACCACTCCCCACTGGTGAAGTCCTTGATGTAGGCATAGTAGTGACCACCAGAAGCACTGCCTGAGTGGACCATGATGGAGAACAGCTGATACATGTAGGGTCCCCCACCACTAGCAGCTCCCCAGGCACGATTGCGTTCATTGTTGTATGCACTGCTGCTGCTCACATCTataccttcatcttcttcctgcatttccagttgagattttttttagtaaagGACAGCCAAAGTATGTTCAGAAGGGGACATCAGAGTCACTCAATAaaaagggatagttgtctggaaagttatGTTAAATGGACAAATTAAATAACTGAGTTTTTAAACATCATATCAAGTTTGCCCTGTCCCATTCAGAACTAACAGAAAGATCAAAAGTTTAATGCTCTGTGGTTTCTCATCATTTGCATAAGAGTTGATATGACAAGGGAGTTGGTTGAAACTATTTATGAATAATAAAGAGACTGGATAGCAGGACCTCTGTGTGGTACTAATATTAAAAAAGAACCATTATACATATGCAAAATAGTTCTCTTTGAGTTCTTTGGATTTATACATCTTATTTGAATATTCTTCTTCTACATTACGTAATTTAGTCATCTGTAACCTCAGATGAAAATTTCTATCAgaaatttttttcaatttttttttttacaggacctgttaaaaattttgaaaaaaattgaattttaaagaatttttacataataattgatacatttttttacttaaaaagAACCATTATACATATGCAAAATAGTCTATTGAGTTCTTTGCAGTAAGgcacagataaaaataaattttcACTTTCTAAATAAATTAAGACACgtagaaaacacactttttcgattcatatatacattttacatgaatattcttcttgttcttcatttaaTAATTTAATCACCTGTAACCttagatgaaaaatttttatcccaaaatttttcaattttttacaAGTCCAGACCTGtgttaaaaattttgaaaaaatttCAATTTAAGTTACTTTTTCGAcagatatataatttttctatatgaatattcttcttctgcatTTTATGATTTAATCATCTATAATCTTAAATTAAAATCTTTATTGgaaatttttttcaattttttgtacaggtccggacctgtgtTAATAAATTAAGAACAGTGACCACTTGCCACTTCAGCAACAGATCagccaagaaaagaaaactcaagATAGTGCAGAGAGATGGAGCAAGAACAAAAGAGGGAATCTTAtaaatcaaaatcaaaataaataaataatttttaaaaatacataatacaagCAAATTATAAATCCCAGTACGTGATCATGTGATACAAGAAATAGTAACAAAATGTAATTCAATAAAATTTAATTTAATCTATCCACTAAACTTGATGAAAGCTTAAAACTCAGCCTGTATTTAGTGTATAATAAAATGACAAAGATTCAGCTCATAATCCTTTCATTATATCACCATCTCCTTCCATACCTGATTATCACTCTCTGGCAAAGAGGCAGAGGTGTTCTCCAAAGAGGCATCCTCTGCATCCAGGGCAGAGCCAGAGTCAGTGGTGGATGAATCATCCACACCACTAGCAGGCttgtcccctccttcctctcccctcattcctgTGTCACCATCAATGAAGTGGTTCAGGTCCAGCACATCTGGAAAGGTCACTCTGAAAAGGAAGACATCATTagtatcttcattatcatcatgaaaTTTTTTAATGCTGAATGGCCTTAAATTTAAGAGAAAGAACATGGAGACCACCTAATGAAATGGACTCATTCAGggaaacatacaaaaaataataaaaaataaaagatatatatatatatatatatatatatatatatatatatatatatatatatatatatatatatatatatatatataaaacataataaaatgaaaatgaaacatTCTCATCACCTAACAATTTGATTTACAAGTTCACACCAcatcttgatatatatatatatatatatatatatatatatatatatatatatatatatatatatatatatatatatatatatatatatatatacacacacacttaacaaatTCCACAATTTCTTCACCCATAGTTTACAAATCTTATAGTTAACTGCCAATCACTACATCTTTATCCGGCATTTATCTGGgattaaaacacaaaaacataacCAATGCTGAAGGAGTTTGTGCACAAATTCATTAACATGCACTCACACAAACTTTAGTCAAATTCTGTATGTGGAAACAAgctaataaaacaatataaataaagccACTCACTTATCATTGAGCTTGATGCGGTGAAGCGTCTGATAGTCAAAGTCAAAACGCATGAGGTGTATTGTAAGAAGGTAAGGGAAACGAGTGAACTTGAGACCCTTATGTGCATCACAGAGAGCATCACAACGTGAACACTTGTACTGATTGTTGCCTGTCAAGACCTCTGGTGAAACAAAGGCCCGCAATGCTTCCTCCTGTGGATGAAAAACCAGTTAAAACAGATtagtaatgcattttttttttttttttttataataacaCAAGTTGTTTGATATCTATTCATTTTctaaaaaaatttctctatccACAATAGCTATCCATTAAATGGGACAAGAATGAGATCATGAACTTGTCACATTACACAATATAagtaacagaaagaaaataaatttttcattttattttcataaatTTGACTTCCTCTCAAATAAAAGAGGTGATGCACAAGATTtctaaataagaaaatatcttactattatttctttGAATTTTTAACCTTTACTCAATATTTTGTCCAATTTCTATATTTCCAGTTTATTTGAAAAGATCTCAAATGGactcctcattcttattttcctttattgacTGCTATATGTTACCAATATTGCTTGAATAATTCCCTGACAGTTCCATAATCATCACTAAGAAACCAAGGATGCTTAGTGAAGATGACCATAATttctatatatgaagaaatgatgatgatgatgattattatgataACAAAAATGGTGACCCACCACACTCTTGTAAGCTGAGGTGGAGCCAAAGGGCCTGATAGGGAGAGGAATGTCCAGGTAGGTGTCCTCCCGTGCTCGCTCATTGCCACACTCTAAACACTTCACATAATCCTTCATCTTCCCTGGAAAAACAACAGTCAACAGTCAACACTAATGAGTACAGTCATATCAACTAATGATTTATTACTCaacaatataatttttcttaagAATCAAGCTATGCATATCAACAGTATGCTTTTAACAGAGTGTAATACTGCAGAGTCTACCATACATGTCAATGTGTTACTGGACAATCTTTCCAGCAAAAAAATGTAAGTGAACAGAAAGGATTTACTGATGTTAGGAAAATATGGATCACatcaacaagaaaaataagagagatcaAATGGTTAAACAATGTTGAGTGAATAATGTTCAGAAATTCAGCTTCCCAAATAGAGGCAATAACACTCAGAGTTGGAGGTAGAGttgaaattaacaaaaaatacctGTGAATGTTTTGCAAGGGAAACCGTGTTGGACAAAGTGAACACAAGAATAGaagtagtaatgaaaataatggaaaatgtaTGAGAAAAGTTTCTGAATTGGATATGTCTAACTGAATTACTGAAGATACGCAATAGTAttataatattactgaaacttCTTTTATTGAAATTTCTTTGAAGGAaggcataaaaagaaagagagaaagaaagaaagaaaaaataggtgGATGCAGTTTTTAGAGGAAAATTTCTATTACTTAATGTCAAATTGGATTCAGAAGTGAAAGATCTTTAGAAaaggcatttgacaaggtatctCACTAAAGACTGCAATGGTAGTTAGAATACAGAGATATCTGAAAGGAGAGCTACTTAAATGGGTGGAAGATTATCTAAGACAGAGATGGGAACAGTGATTAAGTATCAAGAATCATTATGAAGCCAGGTTAAGAGCAGTGTTCCACAGCAGTCCATATTGATATCACCTAAGTTTTTGGCATATATTAATGATATGATAGAGGGAATATACCACTACAAAAGTTTATTTGTGGATGATGCTAAGATATTAAGGGTGAAAAACAAAGATGGTGAAACATTACACTAGGATTTCATTAAGATATTAAAATGAGGCTAAAGATGGGGTTTAGCTCAAAGAAATCTAAAGCAATATAATTAGGTAACAGTGAAAGGAGTCATAAGTAACAATATAATGGGAAATGACAAGTAaaactatggaaaaaaaaatctgagagtTGCCTTAACAAACAACTTGTCACCTGAGAATCAAATACATGGAGATATACAATTTAATGAGACACATAAGAACAGCATTCACCTATCCagataaaaagatgataaagaatTCTAGTATCAGCAATGAATCCAAGATTGGAATGCACAGCATTGGTATGGTTatcaagtaaaagaaaaacagtgaaattAGAAAGAATAGGGAAGGCAGCAGTTGAGATAGGCACAAGCCTATGGGATCTGTCATATAAAGAAAAGTTAACAGCTCTGAAGCTATCTCctcagaaggaaataaagagaaaggggtCACCTAACTATAGTATATGTAGAACTATGAACAAAAtggaggaaataaatagagattATCTGTTTGAATGGGATGAAAGAGATACAAGagtaacataaataaatttagGAGATCTATTCATAAAAGGGATAAAGAATTTGACTTTCCACAGAGAACAATGTAAGTCTGGAATAAGCTAGTTACAAAATTTATCCATAAAGCAACTATTCATGAATTCAGCACCAAGCTGGACAATAACAAACATGGAGATGGGAGAGTATGAGCATAGATCTTTTCCTGtatacctcacacacacacacacacacacacacacacacacacacacacacacacacacacacacacacacacagaaagcaaTAATAAAAGCGACTGAGTGTCACCCCTCACCTTCATAGAGTGTGTTGATGAGGTCAGACTGATGGGTGTTCTTAAAGCACTGCTCCAGCGCATCAAACATTACTCGACACAACTCTTGAATGTCATGTTGCTGCCATGCCTCACTGCTGTCCCATCCAAAGCTGCGTGTCAGCTTAGTGGTCTCTACAGCACTTTTGGTAGTGGTCTGGCAATGAGAAATAGTCTAGTGTGTGGGAATGAAGAATGAGATATAGCTGTTTGTCAACTTATGACTGAGTTACATTATGACTGACTGGTCATGAGGTGATATGATTGTATGTTAgtcataattatatatatatatatatatatatatatatatatatatatatatatatatatatatatatatatatatatatatatatatatatatatatatatatatatatatatatatatatatatatatatatatatatatatatatatatatatatataaatgtttggAGTATCAATCATATCTCAGACTTCAAGTGAACTTACATCAGTCCTTTAGTATAAGAGATGCTCAAGAGTATCATATGatcaattgagagagagagagagagagagagagagagagagagagagagagagagagagagagagagagagagagagagagagagagagagagagagagagagagagagagagagagagagagagagagagagagagagagagagagagagagagagagagagaaacgattttagtttagtttttccATTGCTGTGTTGTTGCCCACCAATGAGGCCCTTTGCAATATAAGTATAgttttctacttttcattaaATCTCATAAACagctaataataatgacaatgatgatgatgatgatgatggtgataatgataacaataataataataataattagtagtagtagtagtagtagtaaaaaaaacttGTGACAGTTCCCAGAGAGGAttcaaatagaaaaatcaaacaACAGAAAACAGCACTGAAATTAAGTTATACAAAATTAAGCCACAATACAATGAAAATTCATCActcttgcttccttcttacTGTTCTTCCTTGTAAACCCCTTTCCTCACATCCCATCACTTACTGCCAGCATTGTGAAAAGTTTACTTCATGTCTAGGCCAATGAGGATATTGTCCATACAATCCTAAGACAAACCTCCCTCAGCAAAATAATTATGACCTATGATGATCAAAACACATAACTAAACATCACTCCTATTAGTACCATAAAGATGAAACTTTTATTAGATTTAATGCACTTCATGTGACTTCAATAATGTTCCCCCAATGTTCATGCTAtttgctgatgttttttttttagaagtagGAAGGGATGCAGATTATATAGTTATGGTATATGCAATGATTTAATCACATTCTTTACTTTCTGTCTGTCCTCAGGATCTAATTCCATACTTCATTTGCCACATATATAGAAATCTGTCTTTCACTTCAAGGTACCAACAACCTTTACAAGGTCctgttcattcctttctctttcacacaATAAAATCACCACAATCCGCCTGTCATTACTTCCCTTGAGCACTTTGTCTAGTATTTAGTATCTACTTACTTCCTTTCACAGACTGACATTACAAACCTCCACAGTAATGTTCATGTTCCCTCCCTTCTACAACACACCTGCAACTGAAGAAAGAGGCGCTGCAGCTGACATGGGATATTCTTTGATGCTTCTTCCTCAGTACCCTTGAACTCCCATTGATACAGGGCATTACGAAATTCTGGAGTCATGAAGAGAGTCTGCAGCAGACTGTTGAGGTAACAAGTCATGGCCTGATTCACCAGCCCTACAAAACCTatggaaggatgggaaaaaaaaaaggtcatttAGGTTAGTAGTTAAAAAGCCACAAATTGCCACATTATTGTTTCATCTTTGCAACTCATTAAAATTCCTTAATGTGAGTCACCTTAGTGCATTCTTtgtagggtaaaaaaaaatatatataaataaataaataaataaataaaaaaaaagacactacccagtttatcttctcttttgctCCATTAACCAACATAAAGAAATAGCTGACAAATTTCCCCAGCTATGCTTTATCACAAATAATAAACCCAGACTAACACTGTTCCTTTTATTAAATGTGTGTAACAGTGGACTTACTCACTTTCCCAGTGGCCCAAGGGCACTATAATGACAAACAATACAATAATTTGAGGCACCAACAAAATCTCACTTACAATTTCAAGGAAGTTTTATCATTCCAATTATAAAAAAGAGTATTCATGTATgcacaatgaaaaataaactgtaATTGACTAAGTGAATCTACCTCTTGGCACTGCTGTTAAAATGTAATGTGGAAGCCACATTTTTTCAATGAGAGTACTGGAGGAAAGTATGAATTGTTTGGTTGTAGCCAGGAGACATGTAACAGAGTGATCCTACAATTAGGTGCACTGCCCTCCTACTTCTACTTTAACAAACTTCATTCCATCATAGTTTGGAAAGCTATAACAGCACAAATAAACTGATGGTTGCTGTATATGAAACTCAATTCCTGAAacatttgttttctatttcacatttttctagAGTGAggtttttcattaatatatttttttacattcccaATACTGAACAATTTTAAGCACCTAACTTAATTATcaaaacctcaaaaaaaaaaaaatgtagaagtaATAAATCTCCTCACTTACTCATTTACCATATAGTTGACAGATTGTGCTTTATCAGATATCTCCTGGTGTAATGCAGCATCTAATTAAAGTGAAGAATAAAGAGTGGCCCAGTACTAACCAGAGTCATGCTTGATGAGTGGTGATGAGTAGGAAGAGTAGTCTGACGTGGTGGCGGAGGTGTCATAAGCAATGAAGGAACGTTCTAGCGCTGTCttctcagtggtggtggtggctgggatggcaatggtggtggtgggtgaagcTGATGCCCCCAAGGTaaggtcatcatcatcagcccgTCGGGGTGGACGGCCACCCAAATCACATAGGATAAGGTTGTTTCGTGCTGAGCCTTCTATCCGGAACCTGGCGTGGGCAAGGGCTCTCTCTGCCTCCATTTTCTCAACTTCCACCttgagaaataaacaaaaagtgaataaatgttCTTCACTTTCCTAAAACATGTGACATCCCATCTCCCCCAAACAATGTGTCCTCTGATGTCACTTACTGTCACCTAATGAATACACTGATTCACCTATGCCAAACAGCCAGTAGAAAACCTATTCCCCAACCAAATATGTACTCCATAGCAGATCTCACCTCACCTACTAACACTGTCCCTTCCTCTGCTAAGAGctctgtgacacacacacaccctgctaTCAgagaaatgctgaaaaacatctGCCACTCACCTGATCTCCATTAGAACACTGCAGCACGAGGGAGAAAGAGTCTGGGTCATACTTGAATCTCCGTCCCACCTCTGCCATCAGCTGGCCACACGTGGATTGTGTGGACATGGCTAGAGTGACCTGGTTGACACTAGTATTGAAGCCGCTCATGTcacgcaccaccacacacacactgtccagctCTGGCTCCTCTGTATCCCTTTCTGCTTTAGGGTCCCAGTTGGCTACAGCACCTGACTCCGTGTTAGTCACTTGGGTAtcctcctctccatcaccttcaccattGATATCTATCTTGGGCACATCACTGGATGATGCTGCCGCTCCACTGACACTGATCTCTGGTACTCCTGTTGCCTCTTGTGGGGAGGTCTGACCATCTTCTGTGGCAATATCTTGGATAGTGGCAGCTTTTCTGGCCTTCACTTTGCCAACTAATTTGCTCTTCTTGATgctctgaggaggaggaggaggaggaggaggaggaggaggaggaggtggtattGCTGGTGCTTGTGTGATTGACAGTGTAACATCTTGTTCCTGTGGGTGCTGATGCTGCTCCTGCTTCTTTTCATGTTCTCCTGTCTCACCATTTGTTAACCTAATGTCTTCTGCTTTGTTCTccccctcatttccttcccctttccttgctATACTTGTAATTTCATCAATTTCAATTTTGCTCTCaatcttttcatttgtttccctttctgttTCATCATCATTTACCTTTGATGTGCTAGTGTcattttccatcttctcttccttttcatttacatTATCACAGCTTGCTTTGCTCTCTTTCATTTTACTCTTTacatctttctttgtttctttactttcattctttgttttgttgtctttagCTTCTGTTACACAACTTTCATCACTTGGCTCACCATCTTTTGCTTCTAATCCATTTTCCATATTCATAATCTTTCCATTATTCTCCACCTTATCTTTGGTACTGtcattatttcctttatctgcctttccttctaaattttttttctggccTAACCTCTCTGATGCTGCAGCTtcactggtggtggtgtcatcagGTGCCACTTCAGTTGACTCCTGTTTCCTTGTCTTGGCTGGCTTCTTCACCTTAACAGCCTTAACAGTCTTGTTTGAGGAAACAGAGCctgaagaggcagaggaggaaactgaagaggaggaagatacagACGCTGACGAAGAAGCAGTTGCTACCTTGGAGTTTTCAGGATTCTCAATTGTTGTACAGCTGAGTGAAGCCTCCACTGCAACCTTCTCAGATTCACTAGGAAGTCTGGTTTGCTCAGTCTGAGGAGCATCTTGCTTGGTCTGTGCAGACTCCTCTGTCTTGGACAATGGGGAAGACTGACGTTTAGGTCGCAATGCGTCCTTTGCATTATTAAGACTTTTAGTTGCTTTACCAGTAGTTGTTACCACTTTGGATGATTGTTTGGGCCCAGGGGAACCCTTTCTGATAATGGGAATGACTTTACCTGTACTGCATGAAGCCTCATTCTCACTCAACTGAACATTACTTACAGTCACTGCCTTGCCAGGCACCTCTTGTGTGTTCTCACTACTCACTGTTGAGCTGGTTGATGCTCCAGCTGCATTAGTCTCTTTTGAATTTGAGTCACACACCTTCACAACCTCcacttttgtttccttcacctTAACATCAATTACTTTTCCATCAGCAGCTTTGGATACATCTTTGTTGCTCGATTTTGTAGTAGTTGGTGTCTCCTGCTGGATCTTGATGGGGCGAATCATCTTCTTGGACCCACAAGCAAGGGGTCGACGAGGTGACGCACCGCCAAGGGAAGCCTCTGCCCGGCTATTGAGGTCAGAGATGGCACTGGCAATGAGGGGGCTTGTTTTCTTGACAATCTTAATTGTTTTGACcttagtggtggcagtggaaaaACGGCTGGTAGTGGTAGCTTCTGCCATACTGCTGTCCTGCACAATAGTTGAACGGCTCACAGTAGAAGCAGTGTTTACCCGAGCCACCTTCGCCGAGGCCTCCTCCGCCACGCTGctactccctcctccaccactactgctgccactgctaTGGCCGCTGGTGGAACGATCTGctgttccaccaccacctcctcctccactgcctcctccaccaccatctccaccaccactgccgctgccaccacctccatccTCAACACTTTCGGTctgtgatagaaaaaaaatttccattaaAACATGAAAGACAACCCATCTCATGATCTGCACATTGCACTGCAAATATTCAATTCAGAAAAGTCTGAAGAAATAACAAGCTGCATTCTGATACCAATATTTAAGAGTAATGAATATACAGCATGCTACATCTCTCATTCATCTTGCTGTTGTTCATCTCAAGAATTAATCTTATATCcctgaaaaacaaagaaatataaatccCCTTTTTTTAATGCACCAACAAAATGGGATAAAAGCTGCTAGGAAAAGACGCAGCATGCACAAGCCCTGACCACGGCATGTGAGGCACACAACGAGCATGATGAAAGATCACAGTGAATGTGTtagttagaaaaataaatatctggTGGAaaggttaatatatatatacagtatacatGATATAGAGCATACAGAAAACTTGAAGGGTGCTGGAAATAGGAAAGAACATGAATGTCTTTCCTTAAATGACAGTAAAATTTCAAATTTTCACTGAACATGTAGAGGCAATACACTGTCAGAGACTGTTGCTCATCACAATATTTATGAACCAAGAAGTTGTCACAAGTAATGATCCTTCTCTGTGGCAATAACAAGCTATCTGACATTCCCTTCCCACTCACCAATGTGCGAGTCACAAGAGGGCAGGACTGCTACATAGAAGCTAAATGAATAGTCGTGAGAAATTTTACTACTGAAGAGAAAATACACATCACATGAATATGAGAACTGTAAAGCAAAATACTAATAACTAGAAAGTAATTTATAAAATGCACATAACACTAACACAAAaagaatatcaataaaaaaaaaaatctaaggcAAACAATCAGggtaaacaaaccaaaacataACAAGGATGCAGCCAAACTAACAAGACCCAACTGGACACACCcatcccccacacacacctcagtgGTCATCATCAGCCTGCGCAAGCGGCCCCGCAACGTGGCCagcagggggtgggggggcgggggggtCTTGCAGCCTGATGCTAGGTGACCCCTGCCAGGAAGGACAACAAGGCCCGTTAGCTGGCACTGGGGGCTGGTACAGGTGGGGGGTCCAAGCAAGAGAGAAGTAGGTGGAGAATGAAACATTGAACTGGGGCTAGATAGCGTTACACTGTGTGATTACAACACAGTATAGTTCTTCAAGAAATAAAGCTTTTGAAACTCTACAGTTACCATCACCATTGATAGAATAAGTCTGGTTCACTGGATGTCACCACCCCCACACAAATGGCATACCATAGGATCTATACAATTTACTATCAAGCAAACATAAAATGTATAGgatataatgttttcttttatatgtaaACTTCAAATTTAGCACTTCATGTATTCTAAATATAATCAGGAATGCTGTTTgtataatagaaataaaagtgtTTGTTTCACTTCTTTTTGTTCCTGCTGCTGATTTATTAAAACTAAAATGTCTCCTGACAAACACTCCAAATGATATATAGACTTTTGATTATTTCTTGCCAATATTTATTATTTAGCCATCATAATAACTCTTATCCATTCTGCACTCCAATAAGTGCTGTACTACATACTGAAAAGTCCACTTCACATAGTGCTGCTTTACCACAAATCTAATGTAgtgaaaaacatgtttttgtttttcactgCCAGAAAACAACCTAGTTTTATCTGAACAAAtctatattttctccttaaATGATACCAAATTCTTACAGCTACATTACCTTAAATAAATGCTTGATAGTACTTTTTGTTGTGTGTTAAATAAAAACTTTTGttccaggaaagaaaggataatgGTGCCATGaacaaaagaaatgggaaaataaataatacaactctaccagaaaacacaaaattactTCTCTGCTTCAATGCCAAAAGCACATATTTATGGATTCCCATAATATAACCTTTTACAATGACTGGAGAATCTGGTGACATCCTCTGAACTTTGGATCATTAAAAGTGTAACTATAAAATCTATTATAGGAGAATTGGTATAACTTAATCCTATCTTCTTTGAGGCTTATGGCCAAGTGCTGGGGAATGTAATAGGTCAGGCATCTGCTGCAAGGTGCTTACATGTTTATGGACAAATGCCagatatctatctgtctgtgtgtgtgtgtgtgtgtgtgtgtgtgtgtgtgtgtgtgtgtgtgtgtgtgtgtgtgtgtgtgtgtgtgtgtgtgtgtgtgtgtgtgtgtgtgtgtgtgtgtgtgtgtgtgtcattcacctacagTCATCTGCTGGTTACCCAGATAGCTGTTTCCCTACA from the Scylla paramamosain isolate STU-SP2022 chromosome 17, ASM3559412v1, whole genome shotgun sequence genome contains:
- the LOC135108403 gene encoding LOW QUALITY PROTEIN: ubiquitin carboxyl-terminal hydrolase 47-like (The sequence of the model RefSeq protein was modified relative to this genomic sequence to represent the inferred CDS: deleted 1 base in 1 codon); translation: MEVPPPPQPPPTPPLTPPPPPPPTPTPLPQSNLPPPVPSPSHQERSREESPERGHLASGCKTPPPPHPLLATLRGRLRRLMMTTETESVEDGGGGSGSGGGDGGGGGSGGGGGGGTADRSTSGHSSGSSSGGGGSSSVAEEASAKVARVNTASTVSRSTIVQDSSMAEATTTSRFSTATTKVKTIKIVKKTSPLIASAISDLNSRAEASLGGASPRRPLACGSKKMIRPIKIQQETPTTTKSSNKDVSKAADGKVIDVKVKETKVEVVKVCDSNSKETNAAGASTSSTVSSENTQEVPGKAVTVSNVQLSENEASCSTGKVIPIIRKGSPGPKQSSKVVTTTGKATKSLNNAKDALRPKRQSSPLSKTEESAQTKQDAPQTEQTRLPSESEKVAVEASLSCTTIENPENSKVATASSSASVSSSSSVSSSASSGSVSSNKTVKAVKVKKPAKTRKQESTEVAPDDTTTSEAAASERLGQKKNLEGKADKGNNDSTKDKVENNGKIMNMENGLEAKDGEPSDESCVTEAKDNKTKNESKETKKDVKSKMKESKASCDNVNEKEEKMENDTSTSKVNDDETERETNEKIESKIEIDEITSIARKGEGNEGENKAEDIRLTNGETGEHEKKQEQHQHPQEQDVTLSITQAPAIPPPPPPPPPPPPPPQSIKKSKLVGKVKARKAATIQDIATEDGQTSPQEATGVPEISVSGAAASSSDVPKIDINGEGDGEEDTQVTNTESGAVANWDPKAERDTEEPELDSVCVVVRDMSGFNTSVNQVTLAMSTQSTCGQLMAEVGRRFKYDPDSFSLVLQCSNGDQVEVEKMEAERALAHARFRIEGSARNNLILCDLGGRPPRRADDDDLTLGASASPTTTIAIPATTTTEKTALERSFIAYDTSATTSDYSSYSSPLIKHDSGFVGLVNQAMTCYLNSLLQTLFMTPEFRNALYQWEFKGTEEEASKNIPCQLQRLFLQLQTTTKSAVETTKLTRSFGWDSSEAWQQHDIQELCRVMFDALEQCFKNTHQSDLINTLYEGKMKDYVKCLECGNERAREDTYLDIPLPIRPFGSTSAYKSVEEALRAFVSPEVLTGNNQYKCSRCDALCDAHKGLKFTRFPYLLTIHLMRFDFDYQTLHRIKLNDKVTFPDVLDLNHFIDGDTGMRGEEGGDKPASGVDDSSTTDSGSALDAEDASLENTSASLPESDNQEEDEGIDVSSSSAYNNERNRAWGAASGGGPYMYQLFSIMVHSGSASGGHYYAYIKDFTSGEWYCFNDQSVTKITYDDIRKTYGGSGSSRSGGYYSSWSYSANAYMLMYRQVDRERNVYSLTTEEFPQHIKDLIKRMSEEEAAEREQRELERSTCRIKLFCRIPGQSQMVERKLRVHKYSTLTETTLQAYKELGLENIVPLERCRLVKYEEFHESLESSFEGQEEEPMYEVLGGVRTSYKFDLLMEIRDEDKQFEVYKPGGTTIKAHVVNLSTEEVEGPFTLRGSLSMTVQDLKELLGRSLDLNHETMRVVLERYYNDLRPLTSDTKTLKMEGFYRSNKVYVEASGEEAVDFFSGSQMYSILDRYENTITLYCPLPDTSPEALEELQIPPYKEEVVVEATAETEGPCSTVATDEPTTPSTTTTTTTTALATETTDITASSAPPPASSPAESAASPASCSSKDSGISSKGGITDTGSSSDGSGTISRGSSLVSPTSSSSSSSPTTSTSSPSSSSSSSPSSVTQQTSPQQQHLPSPSPLAVTTITTITCATPSSTPTASPTAASTTLVLGNCSDGEDEGIADADSGTGSSHVNSDQSASEDSSLTSDSDRTLVGEPPEDRLSDTSNSPDYHNVSPPTDPVGAATAATSATTADAKAGDETGGGWGLPIFQDTDAAWGDDEKTTPQLKRYFRAEYFTEEDTGARMLRVWVDKRITIGQLKKEMQRWVGVSQDHFKLFKIYSNSQEFECTRMTESLTSYGDNTRLSVRLGRALLPGEHRGKVYLLEPHNFEDPSKFLIDWVVRKGDTVANAKRAIVREVNARCPGMNLVPERVRLRKKSWKTPQAIYLDQHKFDDDITLFSNWELFLQVLDGPEQKTANVDELAIFVKRWRPSSHTTDPLTEIIIPEPTTSALRAKLSEVSEIAAENIEFAKGKGTFPCDMSVLDIASELDWSPRTGQLDQRPLYIMDDGAMIYYRDKTEPVKELTEEQRRDLAVSENQRLNRESQYCPSSSFTPSTSSYSTLRSREKGLKIYLNHDD